TATCCAATAAGCAAATTTTAATATTCTGTAGTGATCATTTATCTAAATGAAGGCAATGTGTAATATTGAACTGTTTTTAATCTTAAGATTTTGCACAAGCTTGTGAGACTTTGAATGCACGCTGacattaaagcaaaaagggGACAAATCAAATACTAAGAAActgaaattcatgtaaatatttctgcATTTCACTCACGTTATcaataatataatttgtaatcGAAACCGTTctattaaattagaaaataatgcaaaatagAAGCATTTCCAGCATTAGCGATATTAGACTTTTGGACTCTACTGTACCTCATCCAGCTGAATGATGTGATTAGCTAAGAGTGTAATTAAACACCTTGCCCCACTGTTTATTTTGGATGGCTATGTTGGCCCAGCCTACACACTGCTAGCTCAACATTGGCAAAGGAAAACTTTTCATAACAATAATTGAAAGTTTATCAGTCCCTCTGGACCAACATTTACCCAATGGACAAAATAATGGTTACCCAGCAAAATTCTGTCAGTTTCTGACAGAAATTCTGACAGAAATTTCTGCCTTCAAATTCTgtcaatcccaggtccaccaagctgccactgctggacctctgagcaaggcccccttAATCCTctattgctcagttgtataaaatgagctaCAAATATAAGTGGCtatggataagggtgtctgctaaatgacagGAGATAAATGTACTGGAGACATCACTGTGAGATGTGGTGTATGTAGTATGCAGATACTTTACTCAAGAAAATGTACTCATGAAAATGCAGTATCAAATTAAACCCTTCAAATTCTCCACTCACGTTAAAGCAGAAAAGTATGAACTATTAAATTTACTTgaagtaaaaacagaaaaaaatgttagcTGTGACAAAACAAACTACTGTAATAAAAAGATTGTTGGGTCTCTGAATGTCTATTTCTAACATTAGTAAGCTAAACGTTTCTTTTGAAAtgctggatttaaaaaaaacaattcaaaacAATATTActttacactatattggcaaaagttttggaacatctgcctttTGCACGTCATGccattcttaatccgtaggGTGTAATTTGGAGTTGAccccgcccctttgcagctataacagcttcaactcttctgggaaggctttccacaaggtttaggagtgtgtttatgggaatttttgaccattcctcttgaagcgcatttgtgaggtcaggcactgatgttggaggagaaggtctggctcacagtgtccactcaaattcatcccaaaggtgttctattgggttgagttcaggacagtcaagttcttCTACagcaaactcactcatccatgtctctatggaccttgctttgtgcactggtgtgcagtcatgttggaagagaaattgactggaacacctgaattcaatgatttggaggggtgtcccaaaacctttggcaacatagtgtatttcTTGCTTTTGTTCGCTTGTTACAGTACATgcaataggatttttttttccagcagagGGCACTAGTGTCTTATTCGCAAGAAGATCGGGATTTATTTTTACCAcacaaaacaatattaaaacatttttgaaatGCGACTtaacataaaatattacataatgaATTATCAGAGTTTCTAATAAGGCAACTAACCAACTATCTGCGTCACTATTTGAAGACGACGTTGAACATTTGATTCAATTCACCTGTTAGCCAAAACCCACTGACCACTATGttctattttattaaatgtcacCTGCCTTCATATCTTACTGCCCAGTCGTGCGGGACACCTCCAGATGTGGCTTTTTATGGTCAGTGCATCCCCTTGAATCCCGACCCAGCTTGAGCCTGTAACAGCAGTCTGTGCAGAAATTCAATGTTTATGTTCACATTTGATATCAATGcaccatcattttttttaatgaaatgaaaaacatggttatattattgttattattattatatattaacaaacttttttttttagactagTAGTCCACTGATTTTTTGGCCATAGAAGCCTCAGCTTTTCCAAGGGACATAAATTGGTAATGAATAAGTACATACAGGAATTATATAGTGCATTTCTCAGTTATGTTACACTATATACCCAAATTCTGTGGACACCTCACCGTAACACCTGTATGTAGGTCATCGCCAAACTGCTGCAACAAAGATTGAAGCACATAATTGTATAGGATGCTGTAACGTTAAGATTTTACCttagaactaaggggcccagACCCTGTTACAGCATGAtgatgtccctgtgcacaaaacgATCTCCATGAAGGTCTGGAGCTCCTTCTAAGTGCATGCACCTTCTTGGTGCATGGCCTCACCTCGCCTCGTGTGGCGGAATGAGCACAATTTCCCAAGGTCGCAGtccaaaatctaatggaaagtCTTCcacctttggccatatattgTGTATGAATAGACTTTGCATCCAAATCTCAATTCTAAAGTCATCAGTTGTTTTAACTATGGACCTGCTACAGTTAGCATACAGGTAACATATAACTCTTTCTGTTTTGTCTCTGAAGGTAGAACAGGTGTGAGGTAGTAAATAAAAGCCTTTGTATAGTGCCCTTTGTTCCAGGGTCACTTGAATACTCATCCATTTCACCTGTTTAGCCATTGAAATTGCTAGATTTGAAGACTTATATCTTTGAAGATGTAGTAGACATGGTTTTCATCTTGATAGCAACATACTATGTCTTATTTTTAACTACATGGCTAGTAAACAGTACCAGTAGCATGTATGTGTGATCACTGTACCAGCTGCCGGGTGTTTTTTCTCCTGGCCTGTTTCTTGATGGGCATAATACCATTTAATTACGCAATCTGCACAATGGTGCTACTGAATGCAGAAAATACGAATCATAAATCAACTGAGTCATTTTGATAGAAGTCTATAATGAGACATGCGTACCCTAGACATCTTTACTCATTACCAGTGAACTTTCCGTGACAAGAGCCTTGCGCCAATTGGCGCTCCATTGAAGTGATGACAGCAGTAAGAGCTTCATCCTATTTAGCAGTACCTTGTCAGATCCTGGGTTGATAAGACACTTCCTATTCTAGTCATATTAACTAGTACTTGTGCTCATGACTCATTGAAAATACATCTCAAACCCTCTCAAGGACCAAAGCCAAATTTCTCTTGAGTGCTAATGCAGGACGCAGGACACAGTAGACAGCAGCACTCAGATGAAAGTGTGTAAGAGCTGCTGAATCATCACGGCATGCTCCAACCTCTGCCAGCACAGTAAGTGGACACCGTCTCCTCTACCCTGATGATCAATTATGCAGAGACCGGACTGCAGAAGAGGCACATTCGCGAACAAACAATGAAGTCTGATGTGCTTTGTTTTGCAGCAGATCTTCATCTCCTTTAcgacctgtgttgtgtgtatgtatactatCTTGAAAGCATGCTTTCTATTACAGTGCATGTATCCTTGCAGTGCATTCTGTTCGGTTAGTGAGAGAGCATCCTAGAACTGATAAAACACTGATTGTGCGATCCTCTGAAATCAGCCTTATTAGAATGCAGCTGCTTTCTAATTATTAAgcataatataattattaaatacgGGTTCTCTAACAGAAATTcttaatttatatattgttttgttgAGCTAATTGAAAACCtcttcatttattcttttaatgaACTGCGTCAGTGGctcttgtgagtgctttataAAGCATGGCACTGGGTGGCAGAATGAATCTTTACCAGGCAGTAGACAGTCCCACGTTCATAATGAGAGTGCTGCTGAGCCTGGTCCCTCTGCTGCTCGTCGCATGGAGCGTAAACAACACTGAAGCATTGCCTGTACAGGGCAAACTGACAAACAGCAACGAGGTGAGTCCATATTTCATGTATTTCATTAATATTGCAGCATGTGACTAATACAGAAGTTTCATTCATGATTGTTAAAGTTACAGTGCTGAAAGGTTTGTAactttttaatggtttttaatAAAGTCCCCCTAAACCTAACAGCTCGGGGGTCCATGAGACATTCATGAGTTTAGGTTACTCTCTGCATGGCGCATGCTTGCCCCGTGTCTGTGAGCCTTCTCTAGGTTGTCCGCATTCGTCCCACTGCTACAGGCTACACTAGAGCCCGtaggtatgaatgtgtgtgtgtgtgtgtgtgtgtgtgtgtgcgcatgggtgtcccatccagggtgtattcctgccttatGCTGAGGATAGACACTTAAGGATAACattcccaggataggctccaggtccATCATGAGCCTGAATGGGATAAAGTACTAGTAAATGTATTATGCTTTTAAATGTCGCAAATACTACACAAGATTTCCAACAATCCTAATTTAAGACATTTATTTGGTTCAATCGAAAGTATCTAAATCTCTAGTCTCACTTCATAAACCTTCCTAACCTAAAAAACTAAACACTCTATATAGGTAACGTGACTGTTTTATGTCTACTActtgttatctctctctctcttggaacaaggacagtcgtaaaaagcatttcactacttACCGTGTAtgagacaaataaaattaattggAAAATGACCCGAAAGACTGAAATCCTTCACTTCGCATTACTTTAGTAGATTACTTGGTACAGCCACGTATAATAAATGTAACATTTCTCACCTAGGTGCTGACAAAAGAGCAGAAGGACTTCATGACAAAGGTTTTGGCAATCCTTGCTGAATTTAACGTGACCATCAAAGACCTGGAAAACATGGACCCTGAGCAGCGGAGTAAACTGACCGAGAGAGTTGTTCTCGGTCTGCCACCTGCACGAGAGAAATCCCAGTGCAAGAACTTCTTCTGGAAGACTTTCTCTGCATGTTAAACTTGCATGTATATAAGGGACCAAAATGACCCTACATCTTACAAATTACAAAACTAATGAACAGCTGAATACTACAAGTACTAagtattaataaaaacatcagCAATTATGTCTGGTTTTGTGAGGTTTTTGATGACCCTATAGCTGAGGCAAGtagattacatttaaaaattataaactTTAGGAATACTAACATAGATTAATACTTTTAAGTTTTTACTGTAATAACAGACAGTACTTAAAATCACATGCATCAGTTAGTTGGCCATTTTGGCCTTTTATTTGGCCAAAAATGCATTGTCAATTACCAACATCGTTAAAATAGTGACTGGCAATGTCACACCATTTTCTATATTACTAACATTAACAGCCTTTAAAatcatgataaaaaataaacaacgtTCCCAGGATACGCTCCAGGTCCATCATGACCCTGAACTGGATAAAGTACTAGTAAATGTTTAAAACGTATTATGCTGTTATGTGTATTATGCTTCGCAAATACTAAACATGATTCCAAACAATCCTAATTTAAGACATTTATTTGGCTCAATCAAAAGTATTCCAGTCATCTATATCTCTCGGTCTCACTTCATAAACCTTCCTAACCTAAAAAACCAAACACTCTATATAGGTAAAACATTTGTTTgcaaaatgtgatttattttacacattaaATAACTAAAATCAAACTTGTAGAAAACTGGATAGAATCTTAAAATACAGTATTAAAGATTTGTATGAGTCTGTTTATTGAAAATTACCAGAAATTCACACCAATCACTGCCAAATCCCCATTACAGTCCAAATATTTCACACAGGCCCCAGGGATCTTTACAACTCACTCATGACAAACAATAAAACTTACAGGCTTCTGATCTGGGGGGGGGAaagaggagaggggagagacTGTCTTTCCCACTTTTAGAAATATCAGGCCACTTAAAAATTACAACGGATGAACCTTCCATTGGTGAcagctttaaaacaaacaaaacaaaaaaaaaattaaaaataaacctaATAACAATTGAACAATGAGTCACTTACAAAATAAACAGTATGAGCGTCACTGGAAACGGGACTGACGGGCTCAGGCATTGTTCCGTGACGATATTCTTTACCCCTTTATTTTCAATTGGGTTTCTTTTCCTATGTGCTCCAGCCAATTTGAAATAGTCCATTTAAATTTCAATTGAGATTCCAGGGATCCTGTTACAGTGAAGTGAAGAAGTCCCTTTTCAGGTCTAAGGCAATCAGCAGCATGTCCACAGTTGGATTGTGTTGGAGCcgccaacactacaccaactccAGTCTTCAGCTTCCCCAAAACTGACTTCACTCTGGGATCTGATGTAAACCTGGGCCAGCGGAGTCCAAGGTCCCTATACATGCGAATTAAATAAGTTTTTgcaattcaattaatttttttgtagcaATCAAAAATAAGCCACTGTCAAATACCTAGTCAAATTAGTTTTATTTGAGAGTTCCCTTTGATTCACAAAACATAAGATGGCATTCAAAGCACTTCAACAAATGCAACTTTTCTTTAGGGATTCTTCAACTTTCACCGCCACATCACCCCTCGAGACACTCGCTggcacacacccccacacaacCAGTGCTTTCTCACAGACACCACCACTTCACATTTTCACACTTGGAGGTCAGTAACAGGGAGGagatagaacacacacaccatacaagcATTCACGACGGATAATATACAAATACTTAGATTGCTAGACATTccgatacatacatacatatatttccTGTAACTATATAAGCTTGGTTATATgaggaaaaagaaggaaagaaaggagataGATCAAAAAAGGGAGTAAGAATAATTAATGTCCATCTGATAATGTGACAGAaaacatgctgctgctgttcacactcgctcacacaggTTCTTCTCACATCTTGCAgtcatcttgttttttttttttttaatcgcaCAAACAGCTCACGTtcgctctctctcagtctgttcGCTCATTCAGTCTCTCACTCTTGGCCCACCAACAATCCATCACCATCTCACTCGCTCTCAAAGCGATACATATTGGACAGATTTATCCATGAAAAGGGGAGAAAAAGACAACACCCACCGTCTAACACAGTAAATGAAGAGTGAAGCTGTGTTCTTTGATGGCAAAGCATTTACACATGGGAAGAAGGGTACTGATACTGAGATCGCTCGAACATTGCGGCCAACGAAGCGCTTCTTCCAGGGAAATGGGAAAAGAGGTGGTGAACTGTAGAAGAGATTTATCAAGGCTTGACCATAAACTCTaaacaaaaaatgcaaacaaCTCCACACAATACAACTCAAATGAGATTCACAACAAAGCATGTCTAAGCACAGTTCAATAAACAATGAAATGCAATGAATTGTTAGATTTTAACCAAAATCAATGAAAACAAATTAATTGGGGTTTTTTATGTAGTGTTCATACCACTCTTACAATTTAACCAAATCAAttttataaagatttttttcaagtatcttttaaacaaaacatcttttaaacAAAACTCAGAAGCAAATTTTTTctaaatacaagaaaaataaaatctgccTGCAAACTCATCTCAATGTACTTACCTAATTTAGAAATAAGGACACTGCAAAAACAAAGTAACTCTCTACATTCCCCAACTAGACTTTGTCTCCATACTGGAGCCAAAGCCAGAGCCAAAGCCACCGCTGGAGGCCGTGTTATTGGCTCCCCACCCGAGACTAGCTGAGCCGGCGGCATTATAATTGCCGCCGGCCGCACTATAGCCCTGACCCTGATCTCTGTTACCTGCCGTTTGGCCGGGTGCTGTGGTGCCAGAGGCGGCTGTCTGACTCTGCTGATTGGCCAGCATACCCATCATTCCCCAACTACTCTGGAGGGCTGCCTGGGCTGCAGCCATCATGGCTGGGTTTAAGCTAAGAGCCCCAAAATTCACACTGCTGTTATGACTGCGACTACCACCAAAGCCCTGCCCAAACCCCCCAAAACGAGCACGATCCAACATGTGCCTACTATTATTGTGCTTAGGCTCTGCGTTAGAGATGTGTACGCTGGTGCCCTTGATGATCAGGTCCTCACCACACAGAGACTGGGCAACCTGGAGAACAAAATTACTAAGTTACAACAAGTGTCACCTAAGCTAACAGCAGATTCAATTCTAGGCACACTGTAGGAAACCAACCTGGTCATCAGCAAAAGTGACAAAGGCGAATGCTCGGAAAGGCTTAGGAATGAAGACATCGGTGACTTCACCGTACTGCATAAAGAACTGCCTGAGGTCATCGGCAGTCATGTCCTCAGTACAACGGCCCACAAACACTTTCCTACTGCGCATAGGCTCGTCTAGCCCAGCTTGTTCCATGAAATACTAGGTTGATAATTAGGAAACAATCACAATCATGACCGTGACGGCATAATACATTATAAGGCTCAGGATAACGCATGCGTATAAGACAGGAGTGTCCAATCTTTTTCGAAAAGGGCCAGCATGCAGGTTTTTGTTCCAACCAaccagaagccacacctgagtccaaTGAAAGCCAAgataaactgattaaacaggtgaaaTCAAGTGTGGCTCCTACTTGATTGGAACAAAAAACTGTACCCACACTgaccctttgcggataagattggacacctctgGACTAaggtatttatgtaaaaaaacaaaacaaaaacaaaaaaacccagaccCTTCACATCTAGGGTTACATCATACTACTCAGGTCATGTACATTGCatcctgtgtgtataaatatttatttaaatgattaaacaaGAGAGAAGTTATACCTTTGAGTTGGGGAGCTTGCAGTCACACCATCTCCCATCTATCATATGCCGCT
The DNA window shown above is from Hemibagrus wyckioides isolate EC202008001 linkage group LG15, SWU_Hwy_1.0, whole genome shotgun sequence and carries:
- the tardbpa gene encoding TAR DNA binding protein, like isoform X1 → METCYIRVAEDENEEPMEIPSEEDGTVLLSSVAAQFPGACGLRYRSPVSQCMRGVRLVEGVLHAPEADWGNLVYVVNYPKDNKRKMDEMDAASAVKIKRGIQKTSDLIVLGLPWKTSEQDLKDYFSTFGEVIMVQVKRDAKTGNSKGFGFVRFTDYETQIKVMSQRHMIDGRWCDCKLPNSKYFMEQAGLDEPMRSRKVFVGRCTEDMTADDLRQFFMQYGEVTDVFIPKPFRAFAFVTFADDQVAQSLCGEDLIIKGTSVHISNAEPKHNNSRHMLDRARFGGFGQGFGGSRSHNSSVNFGALSLNPAMMAAAQAALQSSWGMMGMLANQQSQTAASGTTAPGQTAGNRDQGQGYSAAGGNYNAAGSASLGWGANNTASSGGFGSGFGSSMETKSSWGM
- the sst6 gene encoding somatostatin 6; protein product: MALGGRMNLYQAVDSPTFIMRVLLSLVPLLLVAWSVNNTEALPVQGKLTNSNEVLTKEQKDFMTKVLAILAEFNVTIKDLENMDPEQRSKLTERVVLGLPPAREKSQCKNFFWKTFSAC